A single window of Cytobacillus dafuensis DNA harbors:
- a CDS encoding ABC transporter ATP-binding protein translates to MIEIIDLTKRYGNFTALNSLNLQIEKGCVFGFVGQNGAGKSTTFSILSTLLAPTSGTAYINGYNIQKEPKMVRRQLGYMPDFFGVYDQLKAIEYLHFYGASYGIPLAEREKLIPQLLDLVNLAHKKDSYVDLLSRGMKQRLCLARSLIHDPEVLILDEPASGLDPRARVEMREILKELKNMGKTILISSHILPELAEMCDTIGIIDQGKLVAEGSVSDIQAQLKGERLIIVKTYREIEKAVSFFEDDPNISKLKIGDEEQTLKFVYKGSDQEQSLLLKKAIINDIAITSFSEIETDLEDVFMEITKEVELS, encoded by the coding sequence GTGATTGAAATTATTGATTTAACAAAACGATACGGAAATTTTACAGCGCTCAATTCATTAAATCTGCAAATTGAAAAAGGATGTGTATTTGGATTTGTTGGTCAAAACGGTGCAGGAAAATCCACAACCTTTTCAATTTTGTCTACCTTGCTGGCACCAACTTCTGGGACAGCTTATATAAATGGTTATAATATCCAAAAGGAGCCGAAAATGGTTAGACGCCAGCTTGGCTATATGCCTGATTTCTTCGGTGTTTATGATCAGTTAAAGGCAATTGAATATTTACATTTTTATGGTGCGAGTTACGGAATCCCTTTGGCAGAAAGGGAAAAACTTATTCCACAATTACTGGATCTCGTCAATTTGGCACATAAAAAGGATTCTTATGTGGATTTACTTTCGAGAGGAATGAAGCAGCGCTTATGCCTTGCAAGAAGCTTAATACATGATCCAGAAGTTTTAATCCTTGATGAACCTGCTTCAGGCTTGGACCCAAGAGCTCGTGTAGAGATGAGGGAAATATTAAAGGAATTAAAAAATATGGGGAAAACCATTTTGATTTCGTCACATATTTTGCCAGAGCTTGCAGAAATGTGTGACACAATTGGCATTATTGATCAAGGTAAGCTCGTTGCTGAAGGATCAGTATCAGATATCCAAGCACAGTTAAAAGGTGAAAGGCTAATAATTGTTAAAACGTATAGAGAAATCGAAAAGGCTGTTTCCTTCTTTGAAGATGATCCGAATATATCAAAATTAAAAATTGGAGATGAAGAACAAACCCTAAAATTTGTTTATAAGGGCTCAGATCAAGAACAATCACTATTACTAAAAAAGGCTATTATTAATGACATTGCGATAACAAGCTTTTCTGAAATTGAGACCGATCTGGAAGATGTCTTTATGGAAATTACAAAGGAGGTAGAGCTTTCATGA
- a CDS encoding ABC transporter permease has translation MKNFVVNPVLNKEFKLRFRSFKSFLGILFYLLALGLIIVGFVFIESLSNTTGFFKPDQSRTIFIMLSFLQLALILFITPGLTAGVISSERERQTLNILLTTTQSSASIVLSKLISSLSYLLLLIVASLPLYSFVFLFGGISPGQVLVTISFYMFTMLVFGSLGVLFSTLIRKTIVSMVTTYGVTLFLAGGTAFLTIIFMQFANRYGYSATPSTNPLAYFTAMLNPAIILLSTFEPDFTRELTTNTGIKFPLWISYIISYTVIFIAAILLSIKKLRPNMKKG, from the coding sequence ATGAAAAATTTTGTCGTCAATCCTGTTTTAAATAAAGAATTTAAGCTTCGCTTTCGTTCTTTTAAAAGCTTCCTCGGCATTCTATTTTATTTGCTTGCTCTGGGGCTCATTATAGTCGGTTTCGTTTTTATTGAGTCATTATCAAACACAACAGGATTTTTTAAGCCAGACCAAAGTCGAACGATATTTATTATGCTTTCCTTTCTCCAGCTCGCATTAATCTTATTTATTACACCGGGACTAACAGCTGGTGTCATTAGCAGTGAGCGTGAAAGGCAGACATTGAATATCCTGCTGACAACAACACAAAGCTCAGCAAGCATTGTTCTAAGCAAGTTAATTTCATCTTTATCCTACTTACTATTATTGATTGTTGCGAGTTTACCGCTTTATAGCTTTGTCTTTTTATTTGGTGGGATTTCCCCTGGCCAAGTATTGGTAACGATTTCTTTTTATATGTTTACAATGCTTGTTTTTGGAAGCTTAGGAGTGCTTTTCTCAACACTTATTAGGAAAACGATTGTATCGATGGTAACGACATATGGGGTGACATTGTTTTTAGCGGGGGGTACAGCTTTTTTAACCATTATTTTTATGCAGTTTGCAAATCGATACGGATATTCAGCTACCCCTTCAACAAACCCGCTTGCGTATTTTACAGCTATGCTTAATCCGGCTATCATCCTATTGAGTACTTTTGAGCCGGATTTTACTAGGGAATTAACAACGAATACGGGAATAAAATTTCCGTTATGGATTTCATATATAATTTCCTACACAGTCATTTTTATTGCAGCAATTCTACTCAGCATTAAAAAGCTAAGACCGAACATGAAAAAAGGGTAA
- a CDS encoding AAA family ATPase, with protein sequence MSATTEKEQQFINASDTISRVKNEIQSFIVGQHEVIDQVLWSILAGGHVLLEGLPGLGKTMLIKTISECLDLKFSRIQFTPDIMPSDITGTMLLQPDEAGRQNFVFHKGPLFANIILADEINRATPKTQSALLEAMGEKTVTIMGETKPMENPFFVLATQNPIDMEGTYPLPEAQTDRFICKVHVHYPTKEELREIVIRTTGPQSVQLEKMASLQDVIALQRLAKEILVSDDIIDFAVSLISATHPDSEEVPDIVKQYVQYGSGPRGLQSLIGMAKSRALSVGRYHISIGDIKHVAKPVLRHRLIINFEGEANGITADTIIDHLLNEPERGAKG encoded by the coding sequence ATGTCAGCAACAACAGAAAAGGAACAGCAATTTATTAATGCTTCTGACACGATTTCAAGGGTTAAAAACGAAATTCAGTCTTTTATCGTCGGCCAGCATGAAGTCATTGATCAAGTATTATGGAGCATTTTAGCTGGAGGGCATGTGCTACTGGAAGGTTTGCCTGGCCTAGGAAAAACGATGTTAATAAAAACGATTTCTGAATGTCTCGATTTGAAATTTTCACGAATCCAGTTTACACCAGATATTATGCCTTCAGATATTACTGGAACAATGCTATTACAACCAGATGAAGCTGGAAGACAAAATTTTGTTTTTCACAAAGGCCCATTGTTTGCAAATATTATATTAGCAGATGAAATAAACAGGGCGACTCCAAAAACACAGAGTGCTCTTCTGGAGGCAATGGGTGAAAAGACAGTAACAATTATGGGTGAAACCAAACCAATGGAAAACCCATTTTTTGTATTAGCTACCCAAAACCCAATTGACATGGAAGGAACCTATCCACTTCCGGAGGCGCAAACAGATCGATTTATTTGTAAGGTTCATGTTCATTATCCAACAAAAGAGGAATTAAGAGAAATTGTGATTAGAACTACTGGTCCACAATCTGTACAATTGGAAAAAATGGCTTCCCTTCAGGATGTTATTGCACTGCAAAGGCTAGCAAAAGAAATCTTGGTTTCTGATGATATTATTGATTTTGCAGTGAGTCTTATTTCAGCTACACACCCGGATTCTGAGGAAGTACCAGATATTGTAAAGCAGTACGTTCAATATGGAAGCGGACCTCGTGGTCTTCAAAGCTTAATCGGAATGGCTAAGTCAAGAGCTCTTTCAGTAGGGAGATACCATATTTCGATTGGTGATATCAAACATGTTGCTAAACCTGTTTTAAGGCATCGTCTCATTATAAACTTCGAGGGGGAGGCAAATGGGATAACCGCTGATACTATTATTGATCATCTCTTAAATGAACCTGAACGAGGAGCAAAAGGGTGA
- a CDS encoding DUF58 domain-containing protein, protein MNSQQALIGKLQKKRLMVKTKKRGFHKGSRQSNRFGSSLEFSDFRTYQPGDDVRQIDWNVYGRTQKHYIKRFLDEQELSIAIYLDATSSMRKIESKWKLAKQIAAALSYIILNSEDRLFFSAVSSAGVQPVKRKGSIYSRKTFLEILQMDEAERAGDFIKHLNRTIIKKQQLSIIITDGLEQIDEIENLLKKLAAFKQEIWFIQVLSSEELSPHFSGDMKLVDSETEAIVNVSMSPKIIAEYEKRIHEHNRKLEMICRRFGGHYLFACDNRDVQSILFHDFSGKGLIN, encoded by the coding sequence ATGAACAGCCAGCAGGCTTTAATAGGTAAATTACAGAAAAAAAGACTGATGGTTAAAACAAAAAAGAGAGGATTTCATAAAGGATCTAGGCAGTCGAATAGGTTTGGCTCCTCACTAGAATTCTCGGATTTTAGAACGTATCAACCTGGAGACGATGTACGGCAAATTGATTGGAATGTATATGGAAGAACTCAAAAGCATTATATTAAAAGGTTTTTAGATGAGCAGGAATTATCCATCGCCATATACCTTGATGCTACCTCATCTATGAGAAAAATTGAATCAAAGTGGAAATTAGCAAAACAAATAGCAGCTGCTCTTAGCTACATCATATTAAACAGTGAAGATCGATTGTTTTTTTCAGCCGTTTCTTCAGCTGGTGTACAACCTGTAAAAAGGAAAGGTTCGATCTATAGCAGGAAAACCTTTTTAGAAATTTTGCAAATGGATGAAGCAGAGAGGGCTGGAGATTTTATAAAACATTTAAATAGAACAATTATTAAAAAACAGCAGCTTTCCATTATTATTACGGATGGATTGGAGCAGATAGACGAAATTGAAAATCTTCTCAAAAAATTGGCTGCGTTTAAGCAAGAGATTTGGTTTATTCAAGTGTTAAGTTCAGAAGAATTATCTCCCCATTTTTCAGGGGATATGAAATTAGTAGATAGTGAGACAGAAGCTATTGTGAATGTTAGTATGAGCCCGAAAATTATAGCAGAATACGAGAAACGTATTCATGAGCATAATCGAAAATTAGAAATGATTTGCAGGCGATTTGGCGGACATTACTTGTTTGCATGTGACAATCGAGATGTTCAATCAATATTATTTCATGATTTTTCAGGAAAAGGGTTAATCAATTGA
- a CDS encoding vWA domain-containing protein, whose amino-acid sequence MYFLNPWFFLLSIMIAAVILFYFFRKQYVEKTISSNFLWEQVLNEWQASPWLKKLQQNLLFWLQLLALLLLMFSLVRPFWFENAVKGEHIILIIDPSATMSAEFENSSRFETAKKEMLSLVDRLGEQEVTLIKAGEKPEILLNQENDLIAIRKQINNLQLSYEHEQMEKAMNLAVSLASNKDTAIHIYSDGVTKEMVSKNMKEHYVEVHNVGKDSGNLSLISFGVAPFENQITGVAVIENQASNEKEINFVVKAEEEKLFEKQVSIAGGQQQVIQIPSLPKKPYYEAFILNEDGYAADNQATSIFTETNPKVYTMGEVNSFAVKGFQTIGTELLQINNGKDLDAKGILVVEGSDLNDLPRQPIIFFNNNKEKVKLKEKLTAKEDQLLQYVDYEKIYIDSAVKAIDGDWETILRSGNYRLVQKGQVNGEPIIIVNFSLSDSDWPLQPGFPIFLYNSYQWLSQQTGFLGYFSPGEEKWININEGKQKWEVFNQTDENLYSFDLTKESFRAPTIPGTYQAVSGEKIYYFSVLLDDREKQAKVETAFTWNEFQMHEKGDKKSSNDKLWIWFAVFALACIALEWEVYRRGHRV is encoded by the coding sequence ATGTATTTTTTAAATCCGTGGTTTTTTCTATTAAGTATAATGATAGCTGCCGTTATTTTGTTTTACTTTTTCCGGAAGCAGTACGTGGAGAAAACGATTTCCTCAAACTTTCTATGGGAACAAGTTTTAAATGAATGGCAAGCATCTCCTTGGTTAAAGAAGTTGCAGCAAAACCTGTTATTTTGGCTCCAGCTTTTGGCGTTGCTGCTTTTAATGTTTTCTCTTGTACGTCCGTTTTGGTTCGAGAATGCCGTAAAGGGAGAGCATATAATCTTGATTATTGATCCTTCAGCCACAATGTCTGCAGAATTTGAAAATAGCAGCCGCTTTGAAACAGCAAAAAAGGAAATGCTTAGTCTGGTTGATCGACTAGGTGAGCAAGAAGTAACTTTGATTAAAGCGGGTGAAAAGCCTGAGATCCTTTTAAATCAGGAAAATGACTTAATCGCTATACGAAAGCAAATAAATAACTTACAGCTATCTTATGAACATGAACAGATGGAAAAAGCAATGAATTTAGCTGTTTCACTTGCTTCTAATAAGGATACTGCTATCCATATTTATTCAGACGGAGTAACAAAAGAAATGGTTAGTAAAAATATGAAGGAGCATTATGTCGAGGTACATAATGTCGGTAAAGATTCTGGTAATCTATCATTGATTTCCTTTGGTGTAGCCCCTTTTGAAAATCAAATTACAGGTGTTGCTGTCATAGAGAATCAAGCTTCTAATGAAAAGGAAATTAATTTTGTAGTGAAAGCTGAGGAAGAAAAGCTCTTTGAAAAACAAGTTTCCATTGCTGGAGGGCAGCAGCAAGTAATACAGATCCCTTCACTTCCTAAAAAGCCTTATTATGAAGCTTTCATTTTAAATGAGGATGGTTATGCAGCTGATAATCAGGCAACCTCTATTTTCACTGAAACAAATCCAAAGGTTTACACAATGGGTGAAGTAAACTCCTTTGCAGTGAAAGGATTTCAAACGATTGGGACAGAATTACTTCAAATTAATAATGGAAAAGACTTGGATGCAAAAGGGATTCTAGTTGTTGAAGGCAGCGACTTAAATGATTTACCTAGACAGCCCATCATTTTTTTTAATAACAATAAGGAAAAAGTTAAACTGAAAGAGAAGTTAACTGCTAAGGAAGATCAACTGCTTCAATATGTTGATTATGAAAAGATATATATTGATTCTGCTGTGAAGGCGATAGACGGTGATTGGGAAACAATATTAAGAAGCGGAAACTATCGGTTAGTCCAAAAAGGACAAGTAAATGGAGAGCCTATTATAATAGTAAACTTTTCACTATCTGATTCTGACTGGCCACTTCAGCCAGGATTTCCGATTTTTCTATATAACTCTTATCAATGGCTTTCACAGCAAACTGGTTTTCTCGGCTATTTTAGTCCGGGAGAGGAGAAGTGGATAAATATAAATGAGGGTAAACAAAAATGGGAGGTTTTCAATCAAACAGATGAGAACTTATATTCCTTCGATTTAACAAAAGAAAGCTTTAGAGCACCTACAATTCCTGGGACATATCAGGCGGTTTCTGGTGAGAAAATTTATTATTTTTCTGTGCTTCTTGATGATCGGGAAAAGCAAGCTAAAGTCGAGACAGCATTTACATGGAATGAGTTTCAAATGCATGAAAAAGGGGATAAGAAAAGTTCCAATGACAAGCTGTGGATCTGGTTCGCTGTCTTCGCTTTAGCATGTATAGCTTTGGAATGGGAGGTATATAGGCGTGGGCATAGAGTTTAA
- a CDS encoding VWA domain-containing protein: protein MGIEFKFPILFLLLIPAAFMIYLFIRQKKQMNSIEVYWIAGIRFTVFFLLIAALTIPQILLPMKGETVIFLADRSASVNAAENQILDWIENSVEQKQKEDSFAVVTFGENVSLEQNIGLQKNAINQFSSKINDAETNLEQGLQFASTLIPRNSSGRIVLLSDGNETVGNSLDAANLLKNRDIELDYVLLENRVGEDMSLSELNVPPSLYKGEKAPISFTINSNVNKDAVIRLSVNNQEVLKEIVQVKEGKNIYTFNHTADVSGLAVFKGEISSENDTYIENNTLHSVANVKGTPKILIVQGKDGGNIEPIIEDSGVEVETIPPEKLPTELSSFIQYQSIIFNNVPATVISENQMNMIEKAVKEFGTGFIMAGGEESFGLGGYFKTPIEKLLPVDMDIKGKKEMPSLGLVIVMDRSGSMSGSKLELAKEAAARSVELLREEDTLGFIAFDDRPWVIVETAPLKDKKEAADKIRSVSPGGGTEIYSSLELAYQELEDLKLQRKHIILLTDGQAPGGDYEGLIEEGKEKNITLSTLALGSDADRGLLEDLANMGSGRFYDVTDSSVIPSILSRETVMATRTYIEDNPFYPVIQPYPDWVKLFQAGVPKMNAYIATTPKARAQSPILSEKEDPILSEWQYGLGHTIAFTSDFSGKWSGDWARWDMWPTFINHLITKSLPQYESEPYNMTLTKEVGIPLLTLESTRNQSLPIEASLVSESGEEIKATPKLVAPGKYELKLPNHSGMYFLSVKQTDQNGAIHTYQTGFTIPYSDEYLLDGPNEELLKELAKKTEGKSLVSEKESFRSLKNKTYNEQPISQWLILAAFLLFFIEIAIRRFGLMALIGHTFKKKSKKNMDLGMKAQSIEQLQKRSVKKSPSKETQTIDTNNEKPAPKEEKKQIGKKKAAKKQEIQVTPEVRAERMKRLLDAKNRKN from the coding sequence GTGGGCATAGAGTTTAAGTTTCCCATTCTATTTTTGTTATTAATACCAGCAGCATTTATGATTTATCTTTTTATTAGACAGAAAAAACAAATGAATTCCATCGAAGTTTATTGGATTGCAGGAATAAGATTTACTGTATTTTTCCTTTTGATTGCTGCATTAACGATCCCACAAATATTGCTTCCTATGAAAGGTGAAACGGTTATTTTTCTGGCCGACCGTTCAGCAAGTGTGAATGCTGCGGAAAATCAAATTCTAGACTGGATTGAAAATAGTGTGGAGCAAAAACAGAAAGAGGATTCATTCGCAGTTGTCACTTTTGGAGAAAATGTTTCGTTGGAACAGAACATAGGGCTTCAAAAGAATGCGATAAATCAATTTAGCAGTAAGATTAACGATGCTGAAACAAATTTAGAACAAGGATTACAATTTGCTTCCACTTTAATACCAAGAAATTCAAGTGGTCGAATCGTATTGCTTTCTGATGGAAATGAAACGGTAGGAAATAGTCTTGACGCAGCAAATCTTCTTAAAAACCGAGATATAGAGCTTGATTATGTTCTATTAGAAAATAGAGTTGGAGAAGATATGTCTTTGTCCGAACTGAATGTTCCTCCTTCCCTTTATAAAGGAGAGAAGGCTCCTATCTCATTTACTATTAATAGCAATGTAAATAAAGATGCGGTCATTCGGCTATCAGTAAATAATCAAGAAGTATTAAAGGAGATTGTACAAGTAAAGGAAGGTAAGAATATCTACACCTTTAACCATACAGCAGATGTTTCAGGTCTTGCTGTTTTTAAAGGTGAAATTTCCTCTGAAAATGATACCTATATAGAAAATAATACATTGCATTCAGTTGCCAATGTAAAAGGAACTCCGAAGATCCTAATTGTTCAAGGGAAAGATGGAGGGAATATTGAACCTATAATTGAAGATTCTGGGGTTGAAGTGGAAACGATCCCACCGGAAAAGCTTCCGACAGAGCTATCTAGCTTTATTCAATATCAATCGATAATTTTTAATAATGTTCCTGCAACTGTTATCAGCGAAAACCAAATGAATATGATTGAAAAGGCAGTAAAAGAATTTGGAACGGGCTTTATTATGGCAGGTGGAGAAGAAAGCTTTGGGCTTGGCGGATATTTTAAAACCCCAATCGAAAAGCTTTTGCCAGTAGATATGGACATAAAAGGGAAAAAAGAGATGCCTTCTCTTGGCCTTGTAATTGTTATGGATAGATCTGGAAGTATGTCTGGTTCTAAGCTTGAGCTCGCTAAAGAAGCTGCCGCCAGATCAGTCGAGCTATTGCGTGAAGAGGACACGCTTGGATTCATTGCATTTGATGATCGTCCTTGGGTCATTGTGGAAACAGCACCGTTAAAGGATAAAAAAGAAGCGGCTGATAAAATTCGATCGGTATCACCTGGTGGTGGAACTGAAATATATTCATCGTTAGAACTAGCATATCAGGAGTTAGAGGACCTAAAGCTGCAGAGAAAACATATAATTCTACTTACTGATGGTCAAGCTCCTGGAGGTGACTATGAAGGATTAATTGAGGAGGGAAAGGAAAAAAACATTACTTTGTCGACGTTAGCATTGGGGAGCGATGCAGATCGCGGTCTTCTAGAAGACTTAGCGAATATGGGATCAGGACGGTTTTATGATGTCACGGATTCATCTGTAATCCCGAGTATACTTTCACGTGAGACAGTAATGGCCACCAGAACATATATAGAAGATAATCCTTTCTATCCGGTTATTCAGCCTTATCCCGATTGGGTAAAACTGTTCCAGGCAGGAGTGCCAAAGATGAATGCTTATATTGCTACAACTCCAAAGGCACGGGCACAGTCACCCATTCTAAGTGAAAAAGAAGATCCGATCCTTTCAGAATGGCAATATGGCTTGGGTCATACGATTGCCTTTACTTCAGACTTCTCAGGAAAATGGTCAGGTGACTGGGCGCGTTGGGATATGTGGCCAACATTCATCAATCATCTTATTACGAAATCCCTTCCTCAGTATGAGAGTGAACCTTACAACATGACTTTAACAAAGGAAGTCGGTATTCCTCTTTTAACATTAGAGTCGACAAGAAATCAGTCACTTCCCATTGAAGCTTCTCTTGTATCTGAGAGTGGTGAGGAGATAAAAGCAACTCCAAAACTTGTTGCACCAGGAAAATACGAGCTTAAACTGCCGAATCATTCAGGAATGTATTTTCTAAGTGTGAAGCAAACAGATCAAAATGGAGCTATCCATACTTATCAAACAGGGTTTACAATTCCGTATTCTGATGAGTACTTATTAGATGGCCCCAATGAAGAACTACTTAAGGAACTAGCGAAAAAAACAGAAGGAAAATCACTTGTTTCCGAAAAGGAATCATTTCGTTCTCTAAAAAATAAAACGTATAATGAACAGCCGATAAGCCAATGGTTAATTTTAGCTGCATTTTTGCTTTTCTTTATAGAAATTGCTATCCGACGTTTTGGATTAATGGCTTTAATTGGGCATACATTCAAGAAAAAAAGCAAAAAAAATATGGATTTGGGGATGAAGGCACAAAGTATAGAGCAGTTGCAGAAGAGAAGTGTTAAAAAATCGCCTTCTAAAGAAACACAAACCATTGATACGAATAATGAAAAGCCTGCACCAAAAGAGGAAAAGAAGCAGATTGGAAAGAAAAAAGCAGCAAAGAAACAGGAAATACAAGTGACACCAGAGGTACGTGCGGAAAGAATGAAAAGACTTCTTGACGCAAAAAATCGAAAGAATTAA
- a CDS encoding putative DNA-binding protein — protein MLEKTTRMNYLYDFYQSLLTPKQRSYMSLYYLDDFSLGEIADEYDVSRQAVYDNIKRTEAMLEEYEEKLLLFQKFQKRSKLISSLKEILNENSEKNMEIFSALAELEKLD, from the coding sequence ATGTTAGAAAAGACAACGAGAATGAATTATCTATATGATTTTTATCAATCGTTGTTGACTCCAAAGCAACGAAGCTATATGTCCCTTTATTACCTGGATGATTTTTCGCTTGGAGAGATTGCAGATGAATACGATGTTAGTCGTCAAGCAGTTTACGACAATATTAAACGTACAGAAGCTATGCTTGAAGAGTACGAAGAAAAGCTGTTATTATTTCAAAAATTTCAAAAGCGAAGCAAGCTTATTTCAAGCTTGAAGGAAATTCTTAATGAAAATTCTGAAAAAAACATGGAAATATTTTCAGCTTTAGCCGAGCTTGAGAAATTAGATTAG
- the ffh gene encoding signal recognition particle protein translates to MAFEGLADRLQNTIQKIRGKGKVNEADVKEMMRDVKLALLEADVNFKVVREFVKKVSERAVGQEVLKSLTPGQQVVKVVKEELTDLMGGEQSKIAVSNRPPTVIMMVGLQGAGKTTTTGKLANLLRKKYNRSPLLVAADIYRPAAIKQLETLGKQLSMPVFSLGDQVSPVEIAKQAIAKAKEDHNDYVLIDTAGRLHVDEALMDELKQIKELSNPDEIFLVVDAMTGQDAVNVAESFNEQLGLTGVVLTKLDGDTRGGAALSIRSVTNTPIKFVGLGEKMDALEPFHPERMASRILGMGDVLTLIEKAQANVDEEKAKELQQKIRTANFTFDDFLDQLGQVRKMGPLEDILKMMPGANKIKGLNNLQIDEKQITHVEAIIQSMTKEEKIHPELINASRRRRIAKGSGTSVPEVNRLLKQFEDMKKMMKQMTGMSPKGKKKGGFKFPFNPF, encoded by the coding sequence ATGGCATTTGAAGGATTAGCCGACCGACTGCAGAATACAATCCAGAAGATCCGCGGCAAGGGGAAGGTAAATGAAGCGGATGTAAAAGAAATGATGCGAGATGTAAAACTTGCATTACTTGAAGCAGACGTTAACTTTAAGGTCGTTAGAGAATTTGTCAAGAAGGTTAGTGAACGAGCTGTTGGACAGGAAGTGTTAAAGAGCTTAACACCTGGACAGCAGGTTGTAAAGGTTGTTAAAGAAGAATTAACCGACTTGATGGGTGGAGAGCAAAGTAAGATTGCTGTTTCGAACCGCCCGCCAACAGTCATTATGATGGTTGGGTTACAAGGTGCTGGTAAAACAACGACAACTGGAAAGCTTGCCAACTTGCTGAGAAAGAAATACAACCGAAGTCCATTGCTTGTTGCTGCTGATATTTATCGTCCTGCGGCAATAAAGCAGCTTGAAACCCTTGGAAAACAACTAAGTATGCCAGTATTTTCACTAGGTGATCAAGTCAGCCCTGTTGAAATTGCCAAACAGGCAATCGCAAAAGCTAAAGAAGATCATAATGATTACGTCTTAATTGATACAGCTGGTCGATTACATGTTGATGAAGCATTGATGGATGAGCTAAAACAGATTAAAGAGCTATCTAATCCAGATGAAATCTTCCTTGTAGTTGATGCGATGACAGGTCAAGACGCAGTTAATGTTGCGGAGAGCTTTAATGAGCAGTTAGGATTAACGGGTGTCGTGCTGACTAAGCTTGATGGTGATACCCGTGGGGGAGCAGCCCTATCCATTCGCTCTGTTACAAATACACCAATTAAGTTTGTGGGTCTTGGTGAGAAAATGGATGCCCTGGAACCTTTTCACCCTGAAAGAATGGCCTCAAGAATTTTAGGGATGGGGGATGTTTTAACCCTTATTGAAAAAGCACAAGCAAATGTGGATGAAGAGAAGGCTAAAGAACTTCAGCAGAAGATCCGAACGGCAAATTTTACATTTGACGACTTTTTAGATCAACTCGGTCAAGTTCGTAAAATGGGACCACTTGAGGACATTTTAAAAATGATGCCTGGTGCGAACAAAATTAAAGGGCTGAACAATCTTCAAATTGATGAGAAGCAAATCACTCATGTTGAAGCCATCATTCAATCTATGACAAAGGAAGAAAAAATTCATCCTGAATTGATAAATGCAAGCAGACGCAGAAGGATTGCAAAGGGGAGCGGTACATCGGTTCCAGAAGTAAATCGCTTACTTAAACAATTTGAAGATATGAAGAAAATGATGAAACAAATGACAGGAATGTCGCCAAAAGGAAAGAAAAAAGGTGGATTTAAGTTTCCGTTTAACCCTTTTTAA
- the rpsP gene encoding 30S ribosomal protein S16 — protein MAVKIRLKRMGAKKSPFYRIVVADSRSPRDGRYIEIVGTYNPVAEPAIVDINEELALKWLQTGAKPSDTVRNLFSKQGIMEKFHNTKYGK, from the coding sequence ATGGCAGTAAAAATTCGTTTAAAACGTATGGGAGCAAAAAAATCTCCTTTCTATCGTATCGTTGTAGCTGATTCTCGTTCTCCTCGTGATGGACGTTACATTGAAATAGTTGGAACTTACAATCCGGTTGCTGAGCCAGCTATCGTTGATATTAATGAGGAATTAGCTCTTAAATGGCTTCAAACTGGTGCGAAGCCATCTGATACAGTTCGTAATCTTTTCTCTAAACAAGGCATTATGGAAAAATTCCATAACACTAAATACGGTAAGTAA
- a CDS encoding KH domain-containing protein has translation MKELIETIVKPLVDFPEEVLVKVLEEENRVTYQLSVNKNDMGKVIGKQGRVAKAIRTVVYAAGSSQQKKIFLEISE, from the coding sequence ATGAAAGAGCTTATCGAAACGATTGTTAAACCCCTTGTTGATTTTCCGGAGGAAGTACTTGTGAAAGTACTTGAAGAAGAAAACCGCGTAACCTATCAGCTTTCTGTCAACAAGAATGACATGGGGAAAGTAATTGGGAAGCAAGGGCGCGTTGCGAAAGCAATTCGAACTGTTGTTTATGCAGCAGGATCATCACAGCAGAAAAAAATCTTTTTAGAAATCAGTGAATAA